Proteins from a genomic interval of Brachybacterium vulturis:
- a CDS encoding Maf family protein translates to MSTPEPLRDVDVTDVTDVTDHDPLLLLASASAGRRATLRAARIEHSALPVDLDEEAILARARARAAESGDPQDVLTAADEVLLLAREKALAATARSDGGYVVLGCDSMLELDGEVIGKPLTAQRAVQRWRAMRGRTGILHSGHWLVDDRDPEDGGTGATFGATASCELHFAALSDEEIEAYVATGEPLGVAGGFTLDGIGGPFIEQVQGDPHAVVGLSLPLLRRMLGEIGLGVHELWEDISSDTVDTGPSDPADR, encoded by the coding sequence ATGAGCACCCCGGAGCCGCTTCGCGACGTTGACGTCACGGACGTCACGGACGTCACGGACCATGACCCGCTGCTGCTGCTCGCCTCCGCCTCGGCGGGACGCCGCGCCACCCTGCGCGCGGCCCGCATCGAGCACTCGGCACTGCCCGTCGACCTCGACGAGGAGGCGATCCTCGCCCGGGCCCGTGCCCGGGCCGCGGAGTCCGGTGACCCGCAGGACGTCCTGACCGCCGCGGACGAGGTGCTGCTGCTCGCCCGGGAGAAGGCGCTCGCGGCGACCGCCCGCAGCGACGGCGGCTATGTGGTGCTCGGCTGCGACTCGATGCTCGAGCTGGACGGCGAGGTGATCGGGAAGCCGCTGACCGCGCAGCGGGCCGTTCAGCGCTGGCGGGCGATGCGCGGCCGCACCGGGATCCTGCACTCCGGGCACTGGCTGGTCGACGACCGGGACCCGGAGGACGGCGGCACGGGCGCCACCTTCGGCGCGACGGCGAGCTGCGAGCTGCACTTCGCCGCCCTCTCCGACGAGGAGATCGAGGCCTACGTCGCCACCGGGGAACCGCTCGGCGTCGCCGGGGGCTTCACCCTCGACGGGATCGGGGGGCCCTTCATCGAGCAGGTCCAGGGCGACCCCCATGCGGTGGTGGGCCTCTCCCTGCCCCTGCTGCGACGGATGCTCGGGGAGATCGGCCTGGGTGTCCACGAGCTGTGGGAGGACATCTCCTCCGACACCGTCGACACCGGCCCCTCGGACCCTGCTGACCGCTGA
- a CDS encoding acetyl/propionyl/methylcrotonyl-CoA carboxylase subunit alpha: MPARSSKPRPLSTVLIANRGEIAVRIARACRDAGLRSVAVYADPDRDALHTQIADEAYALGGTTAASSYLVVDKLLDIAHRSGADAIHPGYGFLSERADFAQAVIDAGLTWIGPPPSAIEKLGDKVSARHIAQKAGAPLVAGTKDPVKNSDEVVDFAREHGLPIAIKAAFGGGGRGLKVAREESEVRELFDSAVREAVAAFGRGECFVERYLDSPRHVETQCLADRHGNVQVVSTRDCSLQRRHQKLVEEAPAPFLSPQQNAQLISSSKAIMREAGYVGAGTCEFLVGKDGTISFLEVNTRLQVEHPVTEEVAGVDLVREQLRIAAGESIRTEDPISRGHSFEFRINGEDPGRGFMPAPGTIQRYDVPSGPGVRIESGVRAGDEVSGAFDSMLAKLIVTGATRQEALERSRRALAEFHIDGIPTVLPFHRAVVEDPAFAPEDPEQAFSVHTRWIETEFDNDLPAAPLPAQPEDTEDREAVVVEVDGRRVEISLPASLRAPQAPVRQRRKRQHRASGEAAGGGGSVSAPMQGTIVKVVAEEGQSVADGDLLVVLEAMKMEQPITAHRSGVVTGLSAEIGATVSAGAVLCTIED; this comes from the coding sequence ATGCCCGCTCGCTCCTCCAAGCCCCGCCCCCTGTCCACGGTGCTGATCGCCAACCGTGGAGAGATCGCGGTGCGGATCGCACGGGCCTGCCGGGACGCCGGGCTCCGCTCCGTCGCGGTCTACGCCGACCCGGACCGCGATGCGCTGCACACGCAGATCGCCGACGAGGCCTACGCCCTCGGAGGCACCACTGCCGCCAGCTCCTACCTCGTGGTGGACAAGCTCCTCGACATCGCCCACCGCTCGGGGGCCGACGCGATCCACCCCGGCTACGGGTTCCTCTCCGAACGCGCGGATTTCGCCCAGGCCGTCATCGATGCGGGACTGACCTGGATCGGTCCGCCGCCGTCGGCGATCGAGAAGCTCGGCGACAAGGTCTCCGCCCGCCACATCGCCCAGAAGGCCGGTGCGCCGCTGGTCGCCGGCACCAAGGATCCGGTCAAGAACTCCGACGAGGTCGTGGACTTCGCCCGCGAGCACGGCCTGCCGATCGCCATCAAGGCGGCCTTCGGCGGCGGCGGCCGCGGCCTGAAGGTGGCCCGCGAGGAGTCCGAGGTCCGCGAGCTGTTCGACTCCGCGGTGCGCGAGGCCGTCGCCGCCTTCGGCCGCGGCGAGTGCTTCGTGGAGCGCTATCTCGACTCGCCCCGCCACGTCGAGACCCAGTGCCTGGCGGACCGGCACGGCAACGTCCAGGTGGTCTCCACCCGTGACTGCTCGCTGCAGCGCCGCCACCAGAAGCTGGTCGAGGAGGCGCCCGCGCCCTTCCTGAGCCCGCAGCAGAACGCCCAGCTGATCAGCTCCTCGAAGGCGATCATGCGCGAGGCCGGCTACGTCGGCGCCGGCACCTGCGAGTTCCTGGTCGGCAAGGACGGCACCATCTCCTTCCTCGAGGTCAACACGCGCCTGCAGGTCGAGCACCCGGTGACGGAGGAGGTCGCCGGGGTGGACCTGGTGCGCGAGCAGCTGCGCATCGCGGCCGGTGAGTCCATCCGCACCGAGGACCCGATCTCCCGCGGCCACTCCTTCGAGTTCCGCATCAACGGCGAGGACCCGGGCCGCGGCTTCATGCCCGCTCCCGGGACGATCCAGCGCTACGACGTGCCCTCAGGGCCGGGCGTGCGCATCGAGTCCGGGGTGCGGGCGGGCGACGAGGTCTCCGGAGCCTTCGACTCGATGCTGGCCAAGCTCATCGTCACCGGTGCCACCCGTCAGGAGGCCCTCGAGCGCTCCCGCCGGGCGCTGGCGGAGTTCCACATCGACGGGATCCCCACGGTCCTGCCCTTCCACCGCGCGGTGGTCGAGGACCCGGCCTTCGCACCGGAGGATCCCGAGCAGGCCTTCTCCGTGCACACCCGGTGGATCGAGACGGAGTTCGACAACGATCTGCCGGCCGCACCGCTGCCGGCCCAGCCGGAGGACACCGAGGACCGCGAGGCCGTGGTCGTCGAGGTGGACGGCCGACGGGTCGAGATCAGCCTGCCCGCCTCGCTGCGCGCGCCCCAGGCCCCGGTGCGGCAGCGCCGCAAGCGCCAGCACCGGGCGAGCGGGGAGGCCGCCGGCGGCGGTGGCAGCGTCTCCGCCCCGATGCAGGGCACCATCGTGAAGGTGGTCGCCGAGGAGGGCCAGTCGGTGGCCGACGGCGATCTGCTGGTCGTGCTCGAGGCGATGAAGATGGAACAGCCGATCACCGCGCACCGCTCCGGGGTCGTCACGGGGCTCAGCGCCGAGATCGGGGCCACCGTCTCCGCCGGTGCCGTCCTGTGCACCATCGAGGACTGA
- a CDS encoding NAD(P)H-quinone dehydrogenase encodes MTDPRTALPSDPSRLPRAGDHARVVIIGGGPGGYEAALTAARHGAETVLIEERGIGGAAVITDVVPSKTLIATADVLDLVGGSQQLGIRDADNGTAPTAHSLNVDLAAVNHRVRELATAQSADIRSSLVAAGVQVIDGTGRLDGPDRVEVLDGTGERVASLEADVILLAVGARPRELDSAPCDGERILNWTQLYELDRLPEHLIVVGSGVTGAEFASAYRALGSEVTLVSSREKVLPGTDAEAADVLEDAFARRGVTVRSRSRAATARRTEHGVVVTLTTGEEIAGSHVLVAIGGIPWTADLGLRTAGVRVEESGHIETDRVSRTSVRGIYAAGDCSGVYPLASVAAMQGRIAMHHALGEAVSPLISTQVSSAIFTSPEIAVVGVSEQEVRDGEVSGEVLVLGLDTNPRAKMQGITEGFVKLIVAPGSHTVIGAVVVAPRASELILPFTLAVAHRLTAEQVAGTFTIYPSLTGSLAEVARQRVLAPED; translated from the coding sequence GTGACCGATCCCCGTACAGCCCTGCCCTCGGACCCCAGTCGTCTCCCCCGCGCCGGGGACCACGCCCGCGTGGTGATCATCGGCGGCGGCCCGGGAGGGTACGAGGCCGCACTGACCGCCGCGCGTCACGGCGCGGAGACCGTGCTGATCGAGGAGCGCGGCATCGGCGGCGCCGCGGTGATCACCGACGTGGTGCCCTCCAAGACCCTCATCGCCACCGCGGACGTGCTCGACCTGGTGGGCGGTTCGCAGCAGCTCGGCATCCGCGACGCCGACAACGGCACCGCCCCCACCGCCCACTCCCTGAACGTCGACCTCGCCGCCGTCAACCATCGGGTGCGCGAGCTCGCCACGGCCCAGTCCGCGGACATCCGCTCCAGCCTGGTCGCCGCCGGCGTGCAGGTCATCGACGGGACGGGACGCCTGGACGGGCCGGACCGCGTCGAGGTGCTCGACGGGACCGGCGAGCGGGTGGCGAGCCTCGAGGCCGATGTGATCCTGCTGGCCGTCGGTGCCCGCCCCCGGGAGCTGGACAGCGCCCCCTGCGACGGCGAACGGATCCTGAACTGGACCCAGCTGTACGAGCTGGACCGCCTGCCCGAGCACCTGATCGTGGTCGGCTCCGGCGTGACCGGCGCCGAGTTCGCCAGCGCCTACCGGGCGCTGGGCAGCGAGGTCACCCTGGTCTCCTCCCGCGAGAAGGTGCTGCCCGGCACCGATGCGGAGGCCGCCGACGTGCTCGAGGACGCCTTCGCCCGTCGTGGCGTGACCGTGCGCTCCCGCTCCCGCGCCGCCACCGCGCGCCGCACCGAGCACGGGGTGGTGGTGACCCTCACCACGGGCGAGGAGATCGCCGGCAGTCACGTGCTGGTGGCCATCGGTGGGATCCCCTGGACCGCCGACCTCGGGCTCCGGACCGCCGGGGTGAGGGTCGAGGAATCCGGCCACATCGAGACCGACCGCGTCTCCCGCACCTCCGTGCGGGGCATCTACGCCGCCGGGGACTGCAGCGGGGTGTACCCGCTCGCCTCGGTGGCGGCGATGCAGGGACGGATCGCCATGCACCACGCACTGGGCGAGGCCGTCTCCCCGCTGATCTCGACCCAGGTCTCCTCCGCGATCTTCACCAGCCCCGAGATCGCCGTGGTCGGCGTCAGCGAGCAGGAGGTCCGCGACGGTGAGGTCTCGGGCGAGGTCCTGGTGCTGGGGCTGGACACGAACCCGCGGGCGAAGATGCAGGGGATCACCGAGGGCTTCGTGAAGCTCATCGTGGCCCCCGGCTCCCACACCGTGATCGGTGCCGTGGTGGTGGCGCCGCGGGCGAGCGAGCTGATCCTGCCCTTCACCCTTGCGGTCGCGCACCGGCTCACCGCCGAGCAGGTCGCCGGCACCTTCACGATCTACCCCTCGCTCACCGGTTCCCTGGCCGAGGTGGCGAGGCAGCGGGTGCTCGCGCCGGAGGACTGA
- a CDS encoding acyl-CoA carboxylase subunit beta produces MTDAPRPLTTAQRLEDLRQRDAAAVSAADEIAVQKQHARGKKTARERISDLLDDGSFVETDRFVRHQARSFGIDRKRPDGDGIITGYGTIDGRQVCVYSQDFTAFGGSLGEAHGRKIQKIQDLALSTGVPIIGILDGGGARIQEGVASLAMFAGIFKRNTRASGVIPQISLIMGPAAGGAVYSPALTDLIVMVEKTSHMFITGPDVIRTVTGEDVGFEELGGARTHSSRSGVAHYMAPDEAEAIEYVKDLLSYLPANTLSPAPSFPAPVEESLTASDTALDTLVPDSPNQPYDMLSVLRTVLDDEEFLEVQPLFAQNILVGFGRVEGFSVGIIANQPSHLAGTLDIDASEKAARFVRLCDANNIPVLTFVDVPGFLPGTDQEYGGIIRRGAKLLYAYAEATVPLITVITRKAYGGAYIVMGSKELGADINLAWPTAQIAVMGSQGAVNILHRGDLREVTEQGGDVAAARARYEAEYEEQFATPYTAAERGWIDGVIRPAETRLEVARALRALRTKRDTLPTKKHGNIPL; encoded by the coding sequence GTGACCGACGCCCCGCGGCCGCTCACCACCGCCCAGCGACTCGAGGACCTGCGCCAGCGCGATGCCGCCGCGGTCTCCGCCGCTGATGAGATCGCAGTGCAGAAGCAGCACGCCCGTGGCAAGAAGACGGCCCGCGAACGCATCTCCGACCTGCTGGACGACGGCTCCTTCGTGGAGACCGATCGGTTCGTGCGCCACCAGGCCCGCAGCTTCGGCATCGATCGCAAGCGCCCCGACGGCGACGGGATCATCACCGGCTACGGCACCATCGACGGCCGTCAGGTCTGCGTGTACTCGCAGGACTTCACCGCCTTCGGCGGTTCGCTCGGCGAGGCCCACGGCCGCAAGATCCAGAAGATCCAGGATCTCGCCCTGAGCACGGGCGTGCCGATCATCGGCATCCTCGACGGCGGCGGCGCCCGCATCCAGGAGGGCGTGGCCTCGCTGGCCATGTTCGCCGGCATCTTCAAGCGCAACACCCGCGCCTCCGGGGTGATCCCGCAGATCTCCCTGATCATGGGGCCGGCCGCCGGCGGTGCCGTGTACTCCCCGGCCCTGACGGACCTCATCGTGATGGTCGAGAAGACCTCGCACATGTTCATCACCGGCCCGGACGTGATCCGCACCGTCACCGGCGAGGACGTCGGCTTCGAGGAGCTCGGCGGGGCACGCACCCATTCCTCCCGCTCCGGTGTCGCCCACTACATGGCTCCCGACGAGGCCGAGGCCATCGAGTACGTCAAGGACCTGCTGAGCTATCTGCCGGCCAACACGCTGAGCCCGGCGCCCTCGTTCCCGGCGCCCGTCGAGGAGTCCCTCACCGCCTCGGACACCGCGCTGGACACGCTGGTGCCCGACTCTCCGAATCAGCCCTACGACATGCTCTCGGTGCTGCGCACCGTGCTCGATGACGAGGAGTTCCTCGAGGTCCAGCCGCTGTTCGCGCAGAACATCCTGGTGGGCTTCGGTCGCGTCGAGGGCTTCAGCGTCGGCATCATCGCCAATCAGCCCTCGCACCTGGCCGGCACCCTGGACATCGACGCCTCGGAGAAGGCGGCCCGCTTCGTGCGCCTGTGCGACGCCAACAACATCCCGGTGCTGACCTTCGTGGACGTGCCCGGCTTCCTGCCCGGCACCGACCAGGAGTACGGCGGCATCATCCGGCGCGGCGCGAAGCTGCTGTACGCCTATGCGGAGGCGACGGTCCCGCTGATCACCGTCATCACCCGCAAGGCCTACGGCGGCGCCTACATCGTGATGGGCTCCAAGGAGCTGGGGGCGGACATCAACCTCGCCTGGCCCACGGCACAGATCGCGGTGATGGGCTCGCAGGGCGCGGTGAACATCCTCCACCGCGGTGATCTCCGGGAGGTCACCGAGCAGGGCGGCGATGTGGCGGCCGCCCGTGCTCGGTACGAGGCCGAGTACGAGGAGCAGTTCGCCACCCCGTACACGGCGGCCGAGCGGGGCTGGATCGATGGCGTGATCCGTCCCGCCGAGACCCGGCTCGAGGTGGCTCGCGCCCTGCGCGCGCTGCGCACCAAACGCGACACGCTGCCCACCAAGAAGCACGGGAACATCCCGCTGTGA
- a CDS encoding DUF885 domain-containing protein produces the protein MPETPPAPSAAPGPASAPRPATALDTLADQYVDLSARLDPFLATALGLPGHDAEVTDYSPAAVAERTAAARTLLARAAEVPDQDAVDAVTRAALTERLGLEIERAEQRLDIAAVNNLASPLQSRDALDQMPTDTAEDWQVIAERMLGLPRSLSTWAESLQEAAEHGVLSARRQLRLGAEQARGFAAEDGFFTAFARDAVGDGPQRERVAQAARTAAQGYLDLADQLERLAPRAPERDAVGRDAYALASRTFLGSTIDIDETYAWGIEELRSVVAEQEEVAARINRRAGNGGGSSVDAAKRALNADPSRVLHGTEELRTWMQDLSDRAIDDLAGTHFDIPEPLRHLECRIARTGSGGIYYTGPSEDLTRPGRMWWDVPSGTTEFHTWLETTTVCHEGVPGHHLQVGTQTLQASTLNRWRAMMCWVSGHGEGWALYAERLMDQLGYLGDDGDRLGMLDAQRLRAGRVVLDIGLHCELPMPEGLAGSAGGAWSVEKAWDFMSAHWGVTEAEQRFELHRYLGWPGQAPSYKIGQRVWEQLRQDAESAGTPVRDFHRRALELGGLPLSVLEEALR, from the coding sequence ATGCCCGAGACCCCTCCTGCACCGTCGGCCGCGCCCGGCCCCGCCTCCGCGCCCCGTCCCGCCACCGCCCTGGACACCCTGGCCGATCAGTACGTCGACCTCAGCGCCCGCCTGGATCCGTTCCTCGCCACCGCCCTGGGCTTGCCCGGTCACGACGCCGAGGTGACCGACTACTCCCCCGCCGCGGTCGCCGAGCGCACCGCCGCGGCCCGCACCCTGCTCGCCCGTGCCGCCGAGGTCCCGGACCAGGACGCGGTGGACGCCGTCACCCGGGCCGCGCTCACCGAGCGCCTGGGCCTGGAGATCGAGCGGGCCGAGCAGCGCCTCGACATCGCCGCGGTGAACAACCTCGCCTCGCCGCTGCAGTCCCGAGATGCTCTCGACCAGATGCCCACCGACACCGCCGAGGACTGGCAGGTGATCGCCGAGCGGATGCTCGGGCTGCCGCGTTCGCTCAGCACCTGGGCCGAGTCGCTCCAGGAGGCGGCCGAGCACGGCGTGCTCTCCGCCCGGCGGCAGCTGCGACTCGGCGCGGAGCAGGCCCGCGGCTTCGCCGCCGAGGACGGATTCTTCACCGCCTTCGCCCGTGACGCCGTGGGCGACGGCCCCCAGCGCGAGCGGGTCGCGCAGGCCGCCCGCACCGCCGCCCAGGGCTATCTCGACCTCGCCGACCAGCTCGAACGCCTCGCCCCGCGCGCCCCCGAGCGGGACGCCGTGGGCCGGGACGCCTACGCGCTGGCCTCCCGCACCTTCCTGGGCAGCACGATCGACATCGACGAGACCTATGCCTGGGGCATCGAGGAGCTGCGCTCCGTGGTCGCCGAGCAGGAGGAGGTGGCCGCGCGGATCAACCGGCGCGCCGGCAATGGCGGCGGCAGCTCCGTCGACGCCGCGAAGCGGGCGCTGAACGCCGACCCCTCCCGAGTGCTGCACGGCACCGAGGAGCTGCGCACCTGGATGCAGGACCTCAGCGACCGGGCGATCGACGACCTGGCCGGGACCCACTTCGACATCCCCGAGCCGCTGCGGCACCTGGAGTGCCGGATCGCCCGCACCGGCTCCGGCGGCATCTACTACACCGGCCCCAGCGAGGACCTCACGCGGCCGGGCCGGATGTGGTGGGACGTGCCGTCCGGCACCACGGAGTTCCACACGTGGCTGGAGACCACGACCGTCTGCCACGAAGGGGTGCCCGGCCATCACCTCCAGGTGGGCACGCAGACCCTGCAGGCCAGCACCCTGAACCGGTGGCGGGCGATGATGTGCTGGGTCTCCGGGCACGGCGAGGGCTGGGCGCTGTACGCCGAGCGGCTGATGGACCAGCTGGGATACCTCGGCGATGACGGCGACCGGCTGGGCATGCTGGATGCGCAGCGGCTGCGGGCGGGCCGCGTGGTGCTGGACATCGGCCTGCACTGCGAGCTGCCCATGCCCGAGGGGCTCGCCGGATCCGCCGGCGGCGCCTGGAGCGTCGAGAAGGCCTGGGACTTCATGAGCGCCCACTGGGGCGTGACCGAGGCCGAGCAGCGCTTCGAGCTGCACCGCTACCTGGGCTGGCCGGGCCAGGCCCCCTCCTACAAGATCGGCCAGCGGGTCTGGGAGCAGCTGCGCCAGGATGCCGAGTCCGCCGGAACGCCCGTCCGCGACTTCCATCGCCGTGCGCTGGAGCTCGGTGGCCTGCCGCTGTCCGTCCTCGAGGAGGCGCTGCGATGA
- the deoC gene encoding deoxyribose-phosphate aldolase, with protein MTNTDDRALAALIDHTLLKPEATAADVTALLREAEELGTYSVCISPSMLPVETTVKVATVCGFPSGQHSPETKAFEARESVDKGADEVDMVLNVGLARAGEYDAVEHEIRAVRDVAKAPAVLKVIIESAALTDEQIVAVCQAAERAGADFVKTSTGFHPAGGASEHAVALMRKTVGDRLGVKASGGIRTREAAEAMVAAGASRLGLSSSRAILEGGAGSGY; from the coding sequence ATGACCAACACCGACGACCGGGCCCTCGCCGCCCTCATCGACCACACCCTGCTCAAGCCCGAGGCCACCGCCGCGGACGTCACCGCGCTGCTGCGCGAGGCAGAGGAGCTGGGCACCTACTCCGTCTGCATCTCACCCTCGATGCTCCCCGTGGAGACCACGGTGAAGGTCGCGACGGTCTGCGGCTTCCCCTCGGGCCAGCACTCCCCGGAGACCAAGGCCTTCGAGGCGCGGGAATCGGTGGACAAGGGCGCCGACGAGGTGGACATGGTGCTGAACGTGGGTCTGGCCCGCGCCGGTGAGTACGACGCGGTCGAGCACGAGATCCGAGCGGTGCGGGACGTGGCCAAGGCCCCCGCGGTGCTCAAGGTGATCATCGAGTCCGCGGCGCTCACCGATGAGCAGATCGTCGCCGTCTGCCAGGCGGCCGAGCGGGCCGGCGCCGATTTCGTGAAGACCTCCACCGGCTTCCACCCCGCCGGGGGCGCGAGCGAGCATGCCGTGGCGCTGATGCGGAAGACCGTCGGAGACCGCCTGGGCGTCAAGGCCTCCGGCGGGATCCGCACCCGCGAGGCCGCCGAGGCGATGGTCGCCGCGGGCGCCAGTCGCCTGGGGCTGTCGTCCTCGCGGGCGATCCTCGAGGGCGGTGCGGGCTCGGGGTACTGA
- a CDS encoding phospho-sugar mutase — translation MSVDSTLRSRAETWQRDDPDPATRAALESLLEQAGAGSSEAQDELADAFSADLQFGTAGLRGTMAPGPNRMNLAVVSRAARGLADHLREDLDLDRPRVVIGYDARHNSHDFARRSAEIMAAAGCQVQLFERFGPTPLVAYAVRHLDADAGIVVTASHNPPADNGYKVYLGGRAAEPEGRGVQIVPPSDAQIAARIAAVGPVREIPLADSGVELLGEQLREDYLAAISALPDPEGPREVRIVHTAMHGVGTQTALAAFHRTGFTEVHPVAKQADPDPDFPTVAFPNPEEPGAIDLALELARTLEADVVIAHDPDADRCAAAVLDPHRGDWRMLTGDELGVLLGDHLVRRHGYRGVLARSIVSSRWLDAIAESAGLEAAATLTGFKWITRAPRIAFGYEEAIGYCVLPEVVRDKDGLSAALMVAEMAALARAEGTTLIGRLDELAAEHGLFSTAQLSIRVEDLSLIGAMMERLRAAPPAALLGSPVATNQDLSQGSVATTGLPPTEGVLLRSEDDTRVVVRPSGTEPKLKCYLEVVTDVPAGATAAETGALRHRAEERLGALKDELRQVLGAD, via the coding sequence ATGAGCGTGGACAGCACACTGCGCTCGCGCGCCGAGACCTGGCAGAGGGACGATCCCGATCCGGCGACCCGGGCGGCGCTGGAGAGCCTGCTCGAGCAGGCCGGCGCGGGCAGCTCCGAGGCGCAGGACGAGCTCGCCGATGCCTTCTCCGCCGACCTGCAGTTCGGCACCGCGGGACTGCGCGGGACGATGGCGCCCGGCCCGAACCGGATGAACCTCGCCGTGGTCTCCCGTGCCGCCCGCGGCCTGGCCGACCACCTGCGAGAGGACCTGGACCTGGACCGGCCGCGGGTGGTCATCGGCTACGACGCCCGGCACAACTCCCACGACTTCGCCCGGCGCTCGGCGGAGATCATGGCGGCCGCCGGCTGCCAGGTGCAGCTGTTCGAACGCTTCGGCCCCACTCCCCTGGTCGCGTACGCGGTGCGGCATCTGGACGCGGACGCCGGCATCGTGGTGACCGCCTCCCACAATCCGCCGGCGGACAACGGCTACAAGGTCTACCTGGGCGGTCGCGCCGCGGAGCCCGAGGGGCGCGGGGTGCAGATCGTGCCGCCGTCGGACGCGCAGATCGCTGCCCGCATCGCGGCCGTCGGCCCGGTGCGCGAGATCCCCCTCGCCGACTCCGGGGTGGAGCTGCTGGGCGAGCAGCTGCGCGAGGACTACCTCGCCGCGATCAGCGCCCTGCCGGACCCGGAGGGCCCGCGCGAGGTGCGGATCGTGCACACCGCGATGCACGGGGTGGGCACCCAGACGGCGCTGGCCGCCTTCCACCGCACCGGGTTCACCGAGGTGCACCCGGTCGCGAAGCAGGCGGACCCCGATCCCGACTTCCCCACCGTCGCCTTCCCGAATCCTGAGGAGCCCGGCGCGATCGACCTCGCGCTCGAGCTCGCCCGCACCCTCGAGGCCGATGTGGTGATCGCCCATGATCCCGATGCGGATCGCTGCGCGGCGGCGGTGCTGGATCCGCACCGCGGCGACTGGCGGATGCTCACGGGCGACGAGCTGGGTGTGCTGCTGGGCGACCATCTGGTGCGTCGGCACGGCTACCGGGGTGTCCTGGCCCGCTCGATCGTCTCCAGCCGCTGGCTGGATGCGATCGCCGAGAGCGCCGGTCTGGAGGCTGCGGCCACCCTGACCGGGTTCAAGTGGATCACCCGCGCCCCGCGGATCGCCTTCGGCTATGAGGAGGCCATCGGCTACTGCGTGCTGCCGGAGGTGGTGCGTGACAAGGACGGCCTGTCCGCGGCGCTGATGGTGGCCGAGATGGCGGCACTGGCGAGGGCCGAGGGCACCACGCTGATCGGTCGGCTCGACGAGCTCGCTGCGGAGCACGGCCTGTTCTCGACCGCGCAGCTGTCGATCCGGGTCGAGGACCTGTCCCTGATCGGCGCGATGATGGAACGGCTGCGGGCGGCACCGCCGGCGGCGCTGCTGGGATCGCCGGTGGCCACGAACCAGGACCTCTCCCAGGGATCGGTGGCGACCACCGGGCTGCCGCCGACCGAGGGGGTGCTGCTGCGCAGCGAGGACGACACCCGGGTGGTGGTGCGTCCCTCGGGCACCGAGCCGAAGCTGAAGTGCTACCTCGAAGTCGTCACCGACGTCCCCGCGGGGGCCACCGCCGCGGAGACGGGAGCCCTCCGCCACCGGGCCGAGGAGCGGCTGGGAGCGCTGAAGGACGAGCTGCGCCAGGTGCTCGGGGCGGACTGA
- a CDS encoding purine-nucleoside phosphorylase, producing the protein MTSSVPDPYPLAREAAAAIAEASGVPAHDLALVLGSGWSGAADLLGETVWQADATTIPGFRPPAVAGHVGTLRSIRVEGTGARALVLGARTHFYEGAGVDATVHGVRTAAATGARTMVLTNGCGGIDPAWAPGTPVLIRDQINFTGATPLSGANFVDLTDLYTPALRALALEVDAGLDEGVYMQFSGPSYETPAEVQMAKVIGADLVGMSTALEAIAAREAGMDLLGISLVTNLAAGISGDALSHQEVLEAGREAGPRISRLLAETVRRITDGRPAGSTATGASA; encoded by the coding sequence ATGACGTCTTCCGTTCCCGACCCGTACCCGCTCGCCCGCGAGGCCGCCGCCGCCATCGCCGAGGCCAGCGGTGTCCCCGCCCACGACCTCGCCCTGGTGCTCGGCTCGGGTTGGTCCGGTGCCGCCGATCTGCTCGGGGAGACCGTGTGGCAGGCCGACGCCACCACGATCCCCGGATTCCGCCCGCCGGCCGTCGCCGGTCACGTCGGCACCCTGCGCTCGATCCGGGTGGAGGGCACCGGCGCCCGCGCCCTGGTGCTCGGCGCCCGCACCCATTTCTACGAGGGCGCAGGTGTGGACGCCACCGTCCACGGGGTGCGCACCGCCGCCGCGACCGGGGCCCGCACCATGGTGCTGACCAACGGCTGCGGCGGGATCGACCCCGCCTGGGCTCCCGGCACCCCGGTGCTGATCCGCGACCAGATCAACTTCACCGGCGCCACCCCGCTGTCCGGCGCCAACTTCGTGGATCTCACCGACCTCTACACCCCGGCGCTGCGCGCGCTCGCCCTCGAGGTCGACGCCGGCCTGGACGAGGGTGTGTACATGCAGTTCTCGGGACCGAGCTACGAGACCCCCGCCGAGGTGCAGATGGCGAAGGTGATCGGGGCCGATCTGGTGGGCATGTCCACCGCGCTCGAGGCGATCGCGGCCCGCGAGGCAGGGATGGACCTGCTGGGCATCTCGCTGGTGACCAACCTCGCCGCCGGCATCAGCGGGGACGCGCTGAGCCATCAGGAGGTGCTCGAGGCCGGCCGCGAGGCGGGCCCGCGGATCTCCCGCCTGCTGGCCGAGACCGTCCGCCGGATCACCGACGGCCGGCCGGCCGGGAGCACCGCGACGGGCGCCTCGGCATGA